The window CGGAATGCAGGAACTCCCGCAACGTCAGACCACGATCGAGCACTTCGCGAAAAAAGGCAGTCGTCTCTCCAACCATGCTTTGTTCGAGCGACTTGTCGTAATCGGGATAGAGCTTCTTATCCGGCGGAAACATGCCGACCTTCCGCAAGTGAAGCCATTGCGAGGCAAACGATTGGCTGAAGCGTTCGGCTTTTGGGCTCGCAAGCATTCGTTGCACCTGCTTCGCGAGTTCGGTCTTATCGCGCAGCTTTCCTTGTTCCGCGAGCGAGAAGAGCTCGTCGTCGGGCATCGTGCTCCAGAAGAGATACGACAACCGGCAAGCAATCTCCCAGTCATTCAACGTGTTGCGGTTCGCGTTTTCATCTCCTTCGGCAACGAAGAGGAAACTCTTCGAGCAGAGAATCGCGAGCATGCCCGCTTTAACCGCATCCGGAAACTTTTCACCGGCGGCGAGTTCGGCTTTCACGATGCCGACGTAGCTGTTTAGTTCTTCGTCGGTGACTGGACGGCGGAATGCGCGCCGGGCCAGCTTCGATAGACCGCTGCGGACTTGCTCGAGGTTTCCTACCTCCTGGGGCCAATACTCATCGCGACGTTGCTGTTCTTCGGGAGTGATGAAGGGACCGCGGAATGAAACCGAATCCAGAATGAGAAACGAATAGCGCGGCCGGCCTTGCTCGTCGGTCAATTTCATTTGCCAAGGAATGCGCCCATCCTTGGTGCTGACGAAGGGCTTGTTGCCGTGGCGACCGGAACGGAAGTTGTTCGATGGTCCGGGAATGCTGTTAATCACATCGATGCTGGCATGGCCCTTGGGCAAGTGCGCGCGAAACGTCACCGTGATCGGCTTGTCTTCGGGAGCGATGATGTCCTGTTCGAAGAGCACGCGATCGAGTTGCTTCTCGTAGACGAACAATCGCGGTGCGCGACTTTTTTCGGCCTTGAGGCCGCTCAGCTTGAAGCTCAATTCATAGATGCCGGCCTCGGGCAAGTTCATGCCAGCGCCGCGAAAGATGTCGTTGTGCCACATTTCGAAGCGGACTTTGTCGAGCAACCCCAACTCGCGCAGTCGTTCGCGATGCTCTTCGTTGATTTCATTTTCGGGAACGGCCCGTTTGGTTACGTCGAGGAACGCCGGTGGCGATTTGCCGGGCTGCTTGACCGGATAGGCTTCGGCGAGCACCGTTTCGGCCGCGGCTAGATACTTTTCGACGTTCGACGGCGAGAGAGTCATTACCGAGCCGATCCGCTCGAAGCCATGCCATTCGGCATCTTCTGAAAAGCCGCCGGGATCGGTGGCGTCGAAATGCACACCGATCAGATCGCGGACCGTATTCACATATTCGTCGCGCGTCAGGCGGTTGTAGGAAACACGACTGCGTTTGGCCAGGCGAGCCCCTTCGCCTTCTTTAATGCGGGCGGCCAGCCATTCGACGATGGCGGCGCTTTCTTTCGCGGATGGGCGATTCTTCGCATCCGGCGGAGGCATTTCGCCAGAGCTGATTCGCTCCATCACTTCGGCCCATTGCGGCGTGTTCTCCTGGCCGACCTTGGACGACAGC is drawn from Anatilimnocola floriformis and contains these coding sequences:
- a CDS encoding DUF1592 domain-containing protein, with the translated sequence MGASRRLRQIMFAVATVWFGWIPAVLLAAPNFEADLQPYLRAHCLRCHGPEKQEADFRIDKLSSKVGQENTPQWAEVMERISSGEMPPPDAKNRPSAKESAAIVEWLAARIKEGEGARLAKRSRVSYNRLTRDEYVNTVRDLIGVHFDATDPGGFSEDAEWHGFERIGSVMTLSPSNVEKYLAAAETVLAEAYPVKQPGKSPPAFLDVTKRAVPENEINEEHRERLRELGLLDKVRFEMWHNDIFRGAGMNLPEAGIYELSFKLSGLKAEKSRAPRLFVYEKQLDRVLFEQDIIAPEDKPITVTFRAHLPKGHASIDVINSIPGPSNNFRSGRHGNKPFVSTKDGRIPWQMKLTDEQGRPRYSFLILDSVSFRGPFITPEEQQRRDEYWPQEVGNLEQVRSGLSKLARRAFRRPVTDEELNSYVGIVKAELAAGEKFPDAVKAGMLAILCSKSFLFVAEGDENANRNTLNDWEIACRLSYLFWSTMPDDELFSLAEQGKLRDKTELAKQVQRMLASPKAERFSQSFASQWLHLRKVGMFPPDKKLYPDYDKSLEQSMVGETTAFFREVLDRGLTLREFLHSDWTMVNARLAQFYGLPSSGSYEFERVSLPANSHRGGLLTQASILSLTSDGTRHRPVHRGKWVSEAIFGKSPPPPPANVDPIAPNPVDSPKATLRQKLEAHIHDASCAACHSKIDPLGLAFENYDAIGQWRTRETVEGTGDNPLVNPAGKMADGRTYQTPEEFKQLLLADLDSFNAAFVEKLATYGLRRSVSFEDREALAEIAKASRAQDYRLRALVEAFVLSDLFQKR